One genomic segment of Bradyrhizobium prioriisuperbiae includes these proteins:
- a CDS encoding phosphate/phosphite/phosphonate ABC transporter substrate-binding protein, which produces MRLVVNARMYSATPAVKAAWQALFGWVSANSGIELDYVDHAAPAPLETLWARDDLGAVLMCGFPFASAAERPWLLAAPVPSSARYAARPQYCTDFIVRADGPFVTLQNTFGGRIGWTVTHSQSGYNAVRHHFAELDSVPGYARWTGPLITPRRVIDAIIDGTIDVGPLDSWFHDLLKRHAPDVASRIRVVASTEMAPIPPLVASRSIDADIVSQLRQSLLTCHTAQAMIATLDTLLLSRFAAVDAGDYQVLTSWAHDADARGVFAPG; this is translated from the coding sequence ATGCGGCTTGTCGTTAACGCGCGAATGTATTCGGCCACGCCAGCGGTGAAGGCCGCATGGCAGGCCCTGTTCGGCTGGGTGTCTGCCAACTCCGGTATTGAATTGGACTATGTCGATCATGCCGCGCCCGCTCCTCTCGAAACGCTGTGGGCGCGCGATGATCTCGGCGCGGTGCTGATGTGTGGATTTCCGTTCGCTTCGGCCGCGGAGAGGCCATGGCTTCTTGCCGCACCGGTGCCCTCATCCGCGCGTTATGCCGCAAGGCCACAATATTGCACGGACTTCATCGTTCGTGCGGACGGCCCCTTCGTCACATTGCAGAATACGTTCGGCGGACGTATCGGCTGGACCGTCACGCATTCTCAATCGGGCTATAATGCCGTCAGGCATCACTTCGCCGAACTGGACTCCGTGCCGGGATATGCGCGGTGGACCGGCCCGCTGATCACGCCGCGTCGCGTGATCGATGCGATCATTGACGGCACGATCGACGTCGGGCCGCTGGATTCCTGGTTTCACGATCTGCTCAAGCGCCACGCTCCGGATGTCGCGTCACGGATACGAGTCGTTGCGTCAACCGAAATGGCCCCGATTCCGCCTCTGGTTGCTTCCCGATCGATCGACGCCGACATCGTATCGCAGCTGCGCCAGTCGCTTCTGACGTGCCACACGGCTCAGGCAATGATAGCGACGCTCGATACGCTTCTGCTGTCACGCTTCGCGGCGGTCGATGCCGGCGACTATCAGGTCCTGACATCCTGGGCCCACGATGCTGATGCCAGAGGTGTTTTTGCGCCGGGCTGA
- a CDS encoding DUF6498-containing protein: protein MSIVPTADQRETRAGLLPVAILIASNLVPIAGILWWDWDAFVLLSLYWLETAVFGFWMILRILAFSQAGSTGAGRSLLSAVGLAGFFMVHAGIFMSAHMVFLWALFSGAWKAQLHDARDFIRLIVIGKGLWLPLLALFVARGAVFVNDVVNRFVFRRPQPQPTGTDAIVGGFYQRIMLMHVAIIGGGLVAMQIGSAAPLVVLVLLKTALDIHLERRRRR, encoded by the coding sequence ATGTCCATCGTCCCCACAGCCGATCAGCGCGAAACCCGAGCCGGTCTGCTGCCGGTCGCGATCCTGATTGCCTCCAATCTCGTTCCGATCGCCGGAATCCTGTGGTGGGACTGGGATGCTTTCGTGCTGCTCAGCCTGTACTGGCTGGAAACCGCTGTTTTCGGCTTCTGGATGATCCTGCGAATCCTCGCCTTCTCGCAGGCGGGCAGCACCGGGGCGGGGCGAAGCCTGCTCTCCGCCGTCGGGCTCGCCGGCTTCTTTATGGTGCATGCCGGCATCTTCATGTCGGCGCACATGGTCTTCCTGTGGGCACTGTTCTCCGGTGCCTGGAAGGCGCAGCTCCATGACGCCCGCGATTTCATCCGCCTGATCGTGATCGGCAAGGGGCTGTGGCTGCCTTTGCTTGCGCTGTTTGTCGCGCGCGGCGCGGTGTTCGTGAACGATGTCGTCAACCGCTTCGTGTTCCGTCGCCCGCAGCCACAGCCCACCGGCACCGATGCCATTGTCGGTGGCTTCTACCAGCGCATCATGCTGATGCATGTCGCGATCATTGGGGGCGGTCTCGTGGCGATGCAGATCGGCAGCGCCGCGCCGCTGGTGGTGCTGGTGCTGCTGAAGACCGCCCTCGATATCCATCTGGAAAGGCGGCGCAGGCGCTGA